The following are encoded in a window of Scophthalmus maximus strain ysfricsl-2021 chromosome 2, ASM2237912v1, whole genome shotgun sequence genomic DNA:
- the LOC118300697 gene encoding major intrinsically disordered NOTCH2-binding receptor 1-like — MDISVLPNNNHPEKFLQLDVGILPTTHGMFQVGVVVSSQRNWQNRVYSQREQRVKTESRSPPSAEGVVFVDRYLEKHITPVTLKSNIKRNPLYTDLRSMDTVDNEKSKPSWTVKEYDTQTIHGNLGNYLKEDEKTPKDIDFWLEDLYTPGFDSLLKKKEAEHKRKKLCKIICSIILSVCTVLIVVIVPVVVLQNKN, encoded by the exons ATGGACATCTCTGTCCTGCCCAACAACAACCACCCAGAGAAGTTCCTCCAGCTCGACGTGGGGATACTACCGACCACACATGGCATGTTCCAGGTTGGAGTAGTCGTGTCCAGTCAAAGGAACTGGCAGAACAGGGTCTACTCCCAG AGGGAGCAAAGGGTAAAGACTGAGAGCAGGTCTCCTCCATCTGCAGAGGGGGTGGTGTTTGTGGACAGATACCTGGAGAAGCACATCACCCCGGTCACTCTGAAGTCCAACATTAAACGGAACCCTCTGTACACAGACTTGAGATCGATGGACACTGTGGACAATGAGAAGTCCAAGCCTTCTTGGACCGTCAAGGAGTACGACACACAGACAATCCACGGCAACCTCGGAAACTATTTAAAG GAGGACGAGAAGACTCCTAAAGATATCGACTTCTGGCTGGAGGATCTCTACACACCAGGATTTGACTCTCtcctgaagaagaaagaagcagaacataaaaggaaaaaactctGTAAAATTATCTGTTCaatcattttgtctgtttgtacagTCCTTATTGTTGTCATTGTGCCAGTTGTTgttctacaaaacaaaaactga